Genomic DNA from Acidobacteriota bacterium:
CATCGCTGTCACTTCATGGGGCTCCGAGCCCTGGCCAACGCGGTGATCAGCTTCACCGACGTGCGGGTGCCGGCGGAGAACCTCATCGGCCGGGAGGGTCGCGGGCTGAAGATCGCCCTCACCACCCTCAACGACGGCCGCCTGTCGATCCCCAACAGCGCCGTCGGCGCTGCCAAGGCTTCCCTGCGCATCTGCCGCGAGTGGAGCTCGGAGCGGGTCCAGTGGGGCCGCGCCGTGGGCAAGCACGAGGCCATCAGTCACAAGATCGCCGACATGGCCGCCACCACCTTCGCCATGGAGTCCATAGCCAACCTGGCCACCGCCATGGCCGACGACGGCAACTACGACATCCGCCTGGAGGCCGCCGCCTGCAAGCTGTGGAACACCACCCGCGGCTGGGAGATCGTCGACGACACCATGCAGATCCGCGGTGGCCGCGGCTACGAGACCGAGGAGTCCCTCAAGGCCCGCGGTGACGAGCCCATCCCCGTGGAGCGCATGATGCGCGACTATCGCATCAACCGCATCTTCGAGGGCTCGGACGAGATCATGCGTCTGTTCATGGCCCGGGAGGCGGTGGACAAGCACCTCGCCGTGGCTGGTGCCCTGGTCGAGGGCAAGCCGACCCCGTCCGACGTAGCCAAAGCGGCGCCGAGCATCGCTTCCTTCTACGCCTGGTGGTACCCGAGCCGCTGGCTGGGCTGGGGCCGCTACCCCCGCTACGCCGAGTTCGGCGCCAACGCCGGTCACCTGCGCTTCGTCGAGCGCAGCGCCCGCAAGCTGTCCCGCGAGATCTTCCACGGCATGATGGTGCACCAGGCCAAGCTGGCCTACAAGCAGGGCTTCCTGTTCCGCATCGTCGACGTCGCCGACGAGCTCTTCGCCATGACCGCTTCCATCTGCCGCGTGCAGGCCATGCGCGAGGCCGGTTCGCCGGAGGCGCGCTCGGCGCAGAAGCTGGTGGATCTCTTCTGCCGCAACAGCCGCCGCAAGATCAAGCGTCTATTCAAGGACCTGTGGAGCAACGACGACAGCCTGAAGTACAAGACGGCTCAGTCGGTGCTCGGCGGCGAGCAGGAGTGGATGGAGGAGCTGCTGGACGACGGCGCCGCCTCCGAGACCGGTGAAGCGCGTCCGCGGCTGCGGGCGGTGAAGCCGGTGG
This window encodes:
- a CDS encoding acyl-CoA dehydrogenase family protein; translation: MSDHRSDNAPHVSEEESRAVAEASRQTEWTSPSFMKELFMGNFRLDLVHPFPEKPPERPEFRVFYDQLSRFLRQEVDSTAIDVSGEYPEHVLDELRKLGAFGMKIPKKYGGLGFSQHEYQKVMELLGSTDGNLTALLSAHQSIGVPQPLKLFGSEDQKKRFLPRCAAGEISAFALTEPGVGSDPARMATTAELSEDGTEYVLNGTKLWCTNGTLAKLLVVMAVHPGTKKISAFVVEADSPGVKVEHRCHFMGLRALANAVISFTDVRVPAENLIGREGRGLKIALTTLNDGRLSIPNSAVGAAKASLRICREWSSERVQWGRAVGKHEAISHKIADMAATTFAMESIANLATAMADDGNYDIRLEAAACKLWNTTRGWEIVDDTMQIRGGRGYETEESLKARGDEPIPVERMMRDYRINRIFEGSDEIMRLFMAREAVDKHLAVAGALVEGKPTPSDVAKAAPSIASFYAWWYPSRWLGWGRYPRYAEFGANAGHLRFVERSARKLSREIFHGMMVHQAKLAYKQGFLFRIVDVADELFAMTASICRVQAMREAGSPEARSAQKLVDLFCRNSRRKIKRLFKDLWSNDDSLKYKTAQSVLGGEQEWMEELLDDGAASETGEARPRLRAVKPVAAQEETAPAAAAEPVPAG